From Rhizobium favelukesii, the proteins below share one genomic window:
- a CDS encoding SDR family oxidoreductase: protein MHVMIFGCGYSGTAIAKAFMADGVRVSGTTRSNDKAAALRGQGIDAFVFDGEVLDKELSEAMQDATHLVQSIAPRENGDPLIRLASDRLREMMPKLQWIGYLSTVGVYGDHKGGWVTEETSCTPVSGRSKERLEAEDSWMAIGAEAHVPAAVLRLSGIYGPGRNAFCNLKRGTARRLIKKDQVFNRIRVEDIGAATRFLAERGLGGIYNVTDDLPGPPQDVIVEAARLMGVAPPPEQPFETAELTSMARSFYGENKRVSNAKLKAAGFTFSFPIYPASLAQLMQSNSWRG from the coding sequence GGGCACGGCAATCGCAAAGGCTTTCATGGCTGACGGCGTGCGCGTCTCCGGTACGACACGCTCGAACGACAAGGCAGCTGCCCTGCGTGGGCAGGGGATCGACGCTTTCGTTTTCGACGGCGAGGTGCTCGACAAGGAATTGAGCGAGGCAATGCAGGACGCGACCCACCTCGTCCAATCCATTGCGCCGCGGGAGAATGGCGATCCGCTGATCAGGCTGGCGAGCGATCGCTTGCGGGAGATGATGCCTAAGCTTCAGTGGATCGGCTACCTCTCGACGGTGGGCGTCTACGGAGATCACAAGGGCGGTTGGGTAACCGAAGAAACGTCGTGCACGCCAGTTTCCGGACGGTCGAAGGAGCGACTGGAAGCGGAAGACAGCTGGATGGCGATCGGCGCTGAGGCCCATGTCCCGGCGGCAGTTCTGCGCCTATCCGGCATCTATGGCCCGGGCCGCAATGCCTTTTGCAATCTGAAACGCGGCACGGCCCGACGGCTGATCAAGAAGGATCAGGTCTTCAACCGGATCCGGGTGGAGGATATCGGGGCGGCCACGCGGTTCCTCGCCGAGCGCGGGCTCGGCGGCATATATAATGTGACGGACGACCTGCCCGGCCCGCCTCAGGACGTCATTGTCGAGGCCGCACGCCTGATGGGCGTCGCGCCGCCGCCGGAGCAGCCCTTCGAGACGGCTGAACTGACGTCGATGGCGCGGTCCTTCTACGGCGAGAACAAACGGGTCTCGAACGCAAAGCTGAAGGCAGCGGGCTTTACGTTCTCCTTCCCGATCTATCCCGCCTCGCTCGCGCAGCTGATGCAGAGCAACAGCTGGCGCGGCTAG